TCATTCTATTAATAAGTTCTTCTGGATGTTTGTTTTCTTCGTCCCAGTGGATAGCAACTTCATGGGTGATTTCTTTCTTAACGAAAGCACGAATCGTGTCCCTAATCTCGATTTGCTGCTCAGTCAGTTCCTGATACATTTTTGCCCTTCTTGCGAGAGTTTCTAGTCCTAATTTTTCGCCGGGGTCGATTCAAGCAAGAAAAACATAGCTGAGTAAGCGTTCATTTTATCTCTAATGGGACAGAATTTCGGGAATTCTCTGTATTTTAACGAGTTTTGGCGATCTATAGACTTATAAAAAACAGAACGTTCGTTCTGTTTTGATAAAAAGCCTAGTCTGCGCTTTCGAAGGTAAGTTTTTGGATCTCTGATTTGCGAAGTGTCTTTCTTTCTATAATGCGGACAGGAACTCTTAGTTCTAACTTCTGTAATCTGGATTTTAGAATGAATTGTAGCTCATTTGTTTTTGTTTCTATCTCCACCTCATGCTCATTTTGAGTGGTAAATCTACCTTCTACCACTGTTCCATCTTTTAGAATCGCACGATCCACAACCTTGCCTTGAGCATCTGGAGTCGAAGACTCTACAATAATGCTTTCAGAATCAAAACCGAGGATCTTACACAATAAGGTCTCCCCCGAATTCATTTGAATTGTTACATTCCCGGACATGGCCACTCGGTATAATTTCTGCTCAATGCTTTCCTTTTGGTCATTCCAATGGTTTGCGTAGAGACCCTCTTCGCAGAACTCCACTATATATGTGCGTTTGGTGATCGTGAAAAGCCATCCAAGTAAAATTGTGATCGTATAGTCATACCATCTAGCTGTCTCGGTAACTCGTATTGTTTGGCCGGAAGGTGGATCCGGAAGAGAAGAATTTAACGCAGGGATCAATCCGAAGAAGGCAGGAGACTTCCAAGCAGGAACTAATCCTCCTAAGAAAGCCCAATACGGTTGCACTGAATGTATCTTGCACGAAGAAGATTCTGCAGCAAGAATCACCCTGTTTTCAGGATTCGGGCTAATTCGCTTATCAATGGTACAATAGCTTAGAAAGGCTATAAGGATTATGATAGATAAGTGATTCGCTCTTACTACTCTGCCAACCAAAGTCATATCCTACCTTATAGAGGTGCCTATCGTCAAACGTACATCATTCGACTGCATAAAATTTTTCTATTATATGGGTTTAACAAGCAAAATCCAATATACTTAGCTATAAACCTATCGATTTAAGTGTAAGTTAGGCATCTATTGATTAGTTAATTTCTTGCACTTTCTTACTTTTATTGGTATGAAAGAAGCATATCGGATCCAATAATCCAGGATCTGAAGATTCATTTTAAGCGAAGAAGTATCGATCGGACCTGTCCGTTATGCAAAAGCCGAAATCCATTCTATTCATATTCAAACGCATAATCGTTCCAATACGATTGCGACCTTTTATAATCTATAGCGTATTCTATTTTCTTCTATTACAAAATTGTTTTATGAATCCGTTCTTCGAACCCATTCTATTTCCGAAGAATGCTTCTGATTCGACCGGACTGTTGAGTGCCTTATTTGCAGGAGGGTCTGGACCTCTACCCGCTACACCGGTCCCCGGGCATGGAGGGAGTATAACGGCTACTGCTGAAGGATATGATTCAGACTTTCAGGCAACGGTAGATCTTTCATGGACGGCCGCCAAAGATGATCTAACTCCAGCCTCCGCGTTAACCTACCAAGTTTACTATTCAACAAACGCTTCCGATATCTACGTGAATACTCCGGCAGATCTAGCCGAAGTCGGAAATCCTTATGGATCTGCCCAAGCAGCGATGACGAATTCATCTGTGAGCGGTCTTCCTGCAAATACAATCTATTACTTCAATGTGCTTGTAAGTGATACGGATGGAAATCAAGCGATCTATAATGGCAGTGGGATAAAGACTTCTTCTCCGGATACAACCCAGCCTGTTCCGGGAAATAACGGAGGACTCACGTTTACTCCTTCTTCTACCTATTCGCAGGTAACCAAATCCTCAATGACTCTTTCATGGGTCGCTGCGACGGATAACGTAACTTCGCAAGCGAATCTTACCTATCAGGTTTTCTATTATTCGGACAATTCGGTTATGGGGACCGTCAATTCCATCCTTACGAATGCAATCTCTGCCGGATCTGCACAAGCGGGAATCACTCAGTTTACTGTAACTGGACTGTATGCGAATGCTTGGTATTATTTTGCTGTAGTAGTCACCGATGAGGCAGGGAACGCATGGGTTTATGTAAATAATTTCGGCGGAGGCAATGCCTCCAAGACACAACCCGGCGCAGCTTATATGTTTGATTCTCTTTCTAGTGTTTCAGGAGACTTAGGCTCGAGATCGAATGTGAATACAATTTGTTCGAATCGGAAGGCAAGCCTGAGTGGAATCAATTATACTTGGAAAGCTTCCTGCAATGCGTATGCATTCGTTTCCATGCCGGATGGAACTTGGATCAGCGGTTATTTAGTGCCATCCATTCCTTCTACCTATATGATCTTAGGAAGTCAGGGAACGATGATTGCGAGTAATCCAACGCAACTGCTGAGCGGCACGATCCAAAATACAATCCGAAGCGCGATCCCTGAGTATACTAGCGGAAGTGGCTATTGGACATTTGCAACTGCAACGGGTGGATATGCCTCCGCAGATAGTTGCTCCAGCGCTACCTCCAACTCTTCTTCTGTTTCAGGAAGGATAGGACTTCCGGATTCTTTGAATTCATATTGGATGGATTTCTCAATCAATGGAGAAGGTGCAGCAAGCGGTGCAACTTGTGATACGGGAAGAACGATTCTCTGTATCTGCTTTTAATTCCCTTTGAACATAGCTATAGGATTTTGCCTAAAGCTATGCTCTCTATTAAAGGAAACTTTGTTTACTTCGCAGGAAGCGCAGGAGTTAAACTTTGATGTCCTGGATGGACTTGTATCTTAGGAAATTTTGCAGCGATCTGCTTGAGAAGATTTAAACTCACTTCGTTCGCTTCTTGGTCCTTAGTAAAACCTCCTGGAGTTACACCGTTCTCCCAACCCCATTTTGTATGACAGGTATCTCCTGTAAGCAGTTGGGTTCCTGTTGTCGACTTCACTAAGAAAGCCAAACTCCCTGCAGTATGACCTGGAACATAGATAACGTAAAAAGATTGGTCACCAAAGAAATCGATCATATTAATCTTCGAACCGTCTTTTCCGGTGAAGTTCAACTCGGAAAGAATGGTACCGGGTCCAAGTACCTTATCAGTAGTTCCTTGCACGAACATGTGAAGAAAACGAGAATCGCCAGGCTCATTCGGTCCGGTATAGATCGGAGTTCCCGCAGGAAAATCCAGAACCCCAAAGATATGATCCAAATGCATATGAGTTAAGAAGACCCCGTCTGTTTTCTTAGGATCTTTTGCATTCCATTCCTTGATTGTAGTATGAATCTTCAAATCAGGAATATTCATCTGAGACGCGACTAGTCCAGAAACAGGCCATTCTTTCGGATCCTTCCGAAATACATCCGCCATTCCGGTATCGACTACAAATCTTCCGAACTTCGGATGATCTATTACATAATAGTAAATTTGGATCGGCTCTTTTCCGGGCTGTAGGCCTGCGGCCTTTACTTTCGGATCTTTGAAATTGATGAGTCCATCGCGATCCGCTAGCCAATCAGCCGCTAGAATCTTTTTAAAAACGATCGGACCTTTTTCGGCCAAAGGAATGCTTTGTAATTCCGAAGCGGTCCCCTTAGATACGGAAACGGATTGATTGGAAGTTACCGCGCAATATTGGAACATTACGAGGAAGATAGATAGGTTGAGTAGATATTTCATTTTCACAGGAAATAGACCCTAATTTATTTCCTGCGTGCGAAAAGTTTTTTTTGCCTTCCGGAAAAAGTTCCCACAAGTAATTTCACCGGCCCCCGCCCAATTAAGCGACTCATAGGGAGTGAGATTCCAGGAGGGTGACTGAGCGAAACGAAGTCAAACGAGAATGGAAACGAAATTGCATACGTGGATAACAACGTAGTCTAGGTTTACAATTGCGGCCCCCGCCCTAGTTTGGGTGGTGGAGGTGGGCCCGTGGGAGAGCCTTGTCCCTATATCACAAAATCATCGCACTCACAAGCTCAATTTTCAACAGTTCCCACAGCGTAGGAACTGTTTCCAATCCTTGTAGGAACTAACCTTTGTTCGCTTCCCGCGGTAGGGATACGTAGGACTTTAGTCCGGGCGAAGCCCGGATGAGCGCGAATGCGCGAATCCGAAGTAGCCCGGTCTGAGCGAAGCGAAGAACCGCCCAAAAGTTCGTTCGCTTATTAAATCACTTTGTCCTTTTTTAATTCTTCGATCTCAGCGTCCGAATATCCGAGAGATTTCAGAATTTCAGCATTATGCTCTCCGTGAGCTGGAGGTTCGCTGCGATACGTGACTTTGCTTTCGGAAAAAGGAAACGGAGAACCGAACTGAATATAGTCTCCGTACTCGGGATGCTTGCGGTCCAAGATCAATCCCTTCTCACGAAGAACAGGATCATGCGCCACTTCATCCATCGTTTTCACTGGAGTTAAACAAGAATCCGGATTTTGAAAGATAGGCTCGAGATCGGCTAACGTTTTAGATGCAAAATATTCGGTTAGGATCTTTTTCCATTCTTCAAAATGTGACTCGGCGATAGGAACTTTTTCCAAATGAGAATCTAAACCGGATTGGCGAAGAAAAGTCTTAAAGAACATTTCCTCAAGAGCGCCTAACGCGACCCATCTACCTTCCTTGGTTTGATACGTACTATAGTTCGGTAATTTTCCAGAGAGAAGTTCATTGCCTCCTTCCGGATCCTTTCCTGTAGCCGAATAGATCCCTCCATACAAAGAAATGAACTGGAGAGAAGCTTCCATCATCGAAACTGCGATCTTTTGGCCTCGACCTGTCTTTTCTCTATAGTATAATGCTGCAAGAATGGAAGATAACGCAGTAAGAGTTCCTCCTCCTATATCCGCCAATTGAAACCCAGGCGCCTGAGGACGCTTGCCTGTTTGAGAAAGAACTCCAGACAAGGAAAGATAATTTAGATCATGACCCGCGAAATCCTTATACGCACCCGAGTCACCATATCCATAAATACCGCAATAGATCAGTTTAGGAAATTTTTCCTTCAGATCATCGTAACCTAATCCCATCTTGGAGAGTCCATCCGGACGAAATCCTTCTAAAAGAATATCCGCGTCTTCCAAGAGTTTGAATAGGATCTCTTTGGATTTTTCCCGTTTCAGATTGAGAGTGATTGCCTTTTTGTTGCGATTCAACATGAGATAGAGAGAAGGAGCGCCGTTGTCCTTCTTAAACATGACTCTAGTGGCATCCATTGCTCTTGGATTTTCTATCTTGATGATTTCCGCTCCCATATCTCCCAGATACATGGAGCATAAAGGACCGGGAAGAAGAAGGCTGAGATCTACAACCTTTACTCCGGAAAGTGGACCTTTGTTCATTATAATTGTTCTTCCTGCTGTTTAACTTCCGACCTATTTAGATCTGAAAGTGGGAAAGGAAAGCCATTTTTAATTCAAAAAAACAGCGTTCACATTTCCTCTTCTAAAACTTGCTTAGTGGTCTTTCCCCAGCGCCACTTCGCATAATCTTCTGCGGTTCCGAATTTATATCCTTCTTCTTTTAGTTTTTCTATTACGAATGGAAGAACCTCTTTCGTAGTCGGATGAGTATCATGGAATAGGATGACAATCCCTTGTCCATCAGCCTTAGAAGTAAGTCTCGTGTAGATCCGTTCCATCTTTGCCTTGAATCTATCACTCTCGGTATTGATCCTCGGTCCCTTCTCGTACCATTCTCCACGTACCCATTCTTTGGAATCGGAAGAATCGAACGCCTTTGACCACATGAATACGATTCCTTTCTTCTGAAGAACGGAACTTACCCTTCTCTTCTTCTCCTCGCTCAGATTCCTATTATAAGGAGATCCGAATGGAGGACGGAGTAATGTTAACTTTTCTGAATATTCTCCCAATTCCTGTCTATAAAGCCTTTCGTTCTCATCTAACTGTTTTTCGATCCTTTCTTCGGACATATTCGCCAAGTTCGGATGTCCTAAGGTATGATTGCCGACCACGTGACCTTCTTTCTTCATTCGAATAAGAGTATCTTTGTATTTATGAAAACTATTGCCTGTCCTGCTCTTCTTCGGAAGCCAAGCGCCGCAAACGAAGAATGTTGCCTTCACGTTTTCTTCCTTCAATACGTCCAGTACCTCGGAAGTCCAATCGGAAGGACCATCATCGAATGTAAGATAAGCGGTTTTATTCGGGAGAGGATCTCCTTCATAATATCCTAATGCATATTGATTGGAAGAAGGTTGTAGATCGGAGATTCGGTCTGCACCACTACAATGGAGAGAAAAGAAAAAAAGCGAAGCAAACGCACAAACGAATGCCTTCATAAGATTATACCTTTCCTAAAAGCAAAATACTTTCAGCATGGGAACGATCAGAATCTAATTTGCGCTTATCCTCTTACTAATTAGACCGATAGAAGAACTGATTTTTACAGAACGGGAATATTATCTTTCCGGATCCTTCTCTATAAATCCGGAAATAAAAATGAAAAATCGGAAATTTTTGAAACTTGTAGGAAACCTATTTGTTGGAGGCCGAAAAAGAACGGGAACTCAGTCGAACATTTCTCCCGCAGTCAGCCATACTCCGACTACGATCAATGCGATCCCAGTCCATTGAGACCAGTTTAATTTTTCTTTAAAGAAAACTGCAGAAGCGAGCAACACGATGATGAATCCTGCTGAAGTGAATAACGGATATGCCAAGGATAATTTCAGTCCTTTTCCTAAGACCCAACGATACCCAAGCAAAGCGATCCCGAAAGACATGAGTCCTGCAAAGAAAACAGGATGAATAAAACTTTTAATTAATCCCTCTATACCTGGAGTAGTATCCGTTTTATCTCCTAAAGAACTAGCCTTAATCAATATGTTTGCAAGAGCGTTGAAGGAGAGTGCGACGATAAACACAAGAATCACAGTTGCTTTCATTCGTATTTCTCTAATGTTCGATTTTTGCTTTCTTGGAATCTTCCAAATGAAAGGATGTACTATCCCGGTCTTTCGGGTTCGGGATTCCAATTCTCGAATTCCTGTCCATCCAACGCAAAGGAAAGGAAATAGCAAGGGCAAATCTTGAATGCATAGAAAAACATTTCAATTCCAAGGGATCCAACTCTCCTATATCGATTCAGGTCCGAAAGAAAAAGCTCCGATCCTGATCGCACATGCGAACGGCTTTGCAGCCGGATGTTACTCTTATCTGATCCGTGAACTTTCTTCTACTCATAGAGTGATTGCACTCGACTTTTGTGGTCATGGTAATTCTGAACCGAATATGAATTGGAAGAATTGGTTTTTCTTAAGAGACCAAGTCTTTGCCCTAATCGAAGAAGAGAATTTACAAAATATTGTGGGGATAGGCCATTCAATGGGAGGAGCGAGTCTTCTTCTTTCTAGCCAAAAGAGACCAGGATTATTCTCTAAAATATTCGCACTCGATCCAGTAGTCTTAAATATAACGTATACATTTCTTTCTCTTTTATTCGGAAACCCTTTGGCAAGAGGAGCTATCAAGAGAAGGAGAGAATTCAAGAGTCTGGATCTTGTTCGCAAAGCATTTCGAAAGACTCCAACATTCTCGCATTGGAAAGACGAGATCTTCGAAGATTATCTCAAATCCTGCCTGAAACAAGAAGGAGACAAATGGGTCCTATGCTGTCCGCCCGAGATGGAAGCCAAGATCTTCACTTCTCTCAATCCTCTTGCTTTCTTGCAGTATGGAAAATTTACCACTGAAACCCATATTACGATTCCAAAAGAATACGAAGTATGTTCTCCTGGTTCGGCAAAAAGGATCATGAAAGGAAATCCGAATTCTTCTCTGGAACTTTGGGAAAATACTTCTCATTTCTTTCCATTCGAACTGCCTGAACGTACTTTAGAGAGAATTCTAAAAAGATTATAAACAAAATGGAAGGAAGCCATAACGGAGTTCTGTTTTATTTCGGCGGAAGGGTCCTACTCGCTCACAAAGGGCTGATCACGGATCCTCATTCGCATTATGCGGTTTCCATCATTATTTCCTTAACTTCCAGTTTTCAGATCGTAAATGAATCTGACGAAAGTAAAGACTACCAAGCCGTAGTTCTCGCTCCAAATACGTATCATACACTTCTTGCAGAACATTCCGATCTGATTGTCTTGCAAATGGATCCATACGGGATCGATTATGCAGGAGTGGCAGCAAGATTCGGAAGAAAAGGGATCTCCGAGATACCATTCTCCGATCTAGAGATAGTGTTGGATCGTTGCAAAAATCTATTTCAAGAAAAAGTAAATTGCCAATCGGCCAAAGATCTCTTCGAAGATATTCTAAGCACAGTAGGCTCTCAAAAACCTGCAAGAGTTTCTTTGGATTCTAGAATTTTAGAAGCCACCGAAAGAATGAAGGCTGCATTGCCAGGTTCAATTTCCGTTCCGGTACTCGCAAAAGAGATCGGATTCTCCGAAACAAGATTCATGCATGTATTCAAAATGCAAATGGGACTTCCGGTAAGACAATATCAGCTTTGGTTGAGATTGCATGAAGCCGCCAAACTATTGAAAGAAGGCGGAAATCTTACAGATGCGTCTCATGCTGCCGGCTTTGCGGACCAGGCTCATCTAAGTAGGACATTCAAGAGAATGTTCGGAGTGCAACCTTCTCGATTTTTAGGATCGAATACGAATGTAACCGTTCATTTTTGCGTATAACGCTCCAAGCTTCTTGCGGCGGAAAGGATCGCTTCTTCTATAGAGCGAGGCTTCCATCCTAAGACTCGTTTCGCTTTTTCGTTACTCGCGTTTTTCTTCTTTCCTAATTCAGGTAGGATTTGTCTCGCGAGAGGATTAAATAGAGCTCCGATTCTTACGAGAAAATTGGGGAGTTGTTTCTTTGGAACCTTCTCCGCTGCCTTTCCTAGATTTGCTCTGAGTATATTCGCAATCTCTATCATAGGAATAAAGTTACCCGACACCGCAAGGAAGCGTTCTCCCTTTGCATCCGGATGAGTCATTGCCTTTACATGCAGATCGGTAACATCTCGCACATCGACAACTCCGAAGTAAATTTCAGGACAACCAGGCATGGCCCCGCTTAACAAACGCTGAAGTAAAACGAGAGAACTTGCAAAATCCGAGCCCAAGGCAGGACCGAAAATCCCAACCGGATTGATCACGGAGAGCTCTAAACCATTCCCTTCTTGGTGAATAAAGTCCCATGCCGCCTTCTCCGCAATCGTTTTGGACTTATTGTATGCTGGGACATTTGCATTCAGATTGGTCCAACTCGTTTCATCAAAAGGAATCGTTTGCGCCTTATGCCCATATCCGATCGCAGCAAAAGAAGAAGTTAGTACCACTCTTTTCACTCCGGCATCTCTAGAAGCCTTCAGCACTCTCATAGTTCCTTCTCGTGCTGGAATAATCAATTCATCTTCATGCTTAGGTACATTTGCTGGAAAAGGAGAAGCTACATGCATAACATAATCGCATCCTTGGGCGGCTTCTTTCCATCCAGAGTCCTTTTCTAGATCTGCCTCGAAAAAGGAAAGACGATCACCTGCATCTATTCCTGCTTCTTTCAGCATGGCTCGGACTTCGGTCTCTCTTTTTAAATTCCTAACTGTGGTGCGGACCGTATGACCTTCTCCCAATAATTGCGAAATGATATGGCTTC
This genomic window from Leptospira semungkisensis contains:
- a CDS encoding LIC_13076 family protein yields the protein MTLVGRVVRANHLSIIILIAFLSYCTIDKRISPNPENRVILAAESSSCKIHSVQPYWAFLGGLVPAWKSPAFFGLIPALNSSLPDPPSGQTIRVTETARWYDYTITILLGWLFTITKRTYIVEFCEEGLYANHWNDQKESIEQKLYRVAMSGNVTIQMNSGETLLCKILGFDSESIIVESSTPDAQGKVVDRAILKDGTVVEGRFTTQNEHEVEIETKTNELQFILKSRLQKLELRVPVRIIERKTLRKSEIQKLTFESAD
- a CDS encoding fibronectin type III domain-containing protein; this translates as MNPFFEPILFPKNASDSTGLLSALFAGGSGPLPATPVPGHGGSITATAEGYDSDFQATVDLSWTAAKDDLTPASALTYQVYYSTNASDIYVNTPADLAEVGNPYGSAQAAMTNSSVSGLPANTIYYFNVLVSDTDGNQAIYNGSGIKTSSPDTTQPVPGNNGGLTFTPSSTYSQVTKSSMTLSWVAATDNVTSQANLTYQVFYYSDNSVMGTVNSILTNAISAGSAQAGITQFTVTGLYANAWYYFAVVVTDEAGNAWVYVNNFGGGNASKTQPGAAYMFDSLSSVSGDLGSRSNVNTICSNRKASLSGINYTWKASCNAYAFVSMPDGTWISGYLVPSIPSTYMILGSQGTMIASNPTQLLSGTIQNTIRSAIPEYTSGSGYWTFATATGGYASADSCSSATSNSSSVSGRIGLPDSLNSYWMDFSINGEGAASGATCDTGRTILCICF
- a CDS encoding MBL fold metallo-hydrolase, with translation MKYLLNLSIFLVMFQYCAVTSNQSVSVSKGTASELQSIPLAEKGPIVFKKILAADWLADRDGLINFKDPKVKAAGLQPGKEPIQIYYYVIDHPKFGRFVVDTGMADVFRKDPKEWPVSGLVASQMNIPDLKIHTTIKEWNAKDPKKTDGVFLTHMHLDHIFGVLDFPAGTPIYTGPNEPGDSRFLHMFVQGTTDKVLGPGTILSELNFTGKDGSKINMIDFFGDQSFYVIYVPGHTAGSLAFLVKSTTGTQLLTGDTCHTKWGWENGVTPGGFTKDQEANEVSLNLLKQIAAKFPKIQVHPGHQSLTPALPAK
- a CDS encoding CaiB/BaiF CoA transferase family protein encodes the protein MNKGPLSGVKVVDLSLLLPGPLCSMYLGDMGAEIIKIENPRAMDATRVMFKKDNGAPSLYLMLNRNKKAITLNLKREKSKEILFKLLEDADILLEGFRPDGLSKMGLGYDDLKEKFPKLIYCGIYGYGDSGAYKDFAGHDLNYLSLSGVLSQTGKRPQAPGFQLADIGGGTLTALSSILAALYYREKTGRGQKIAVSMMEASLQFISLYGGIYSATGKDPEGGNELLSGKLPNYSTYQTKEGRWVALGALEEMFFKTFLRQSGLDSHLEKVPIAESHFEEWKKILTEYFASKTLADLEPIFQNPDSCLTPVKTMDEVAHDPVLREKGLILDRKHPEYGDYIQFGSPFPFSESKVTYRSEPPAHGEHNAEILKSLGYSDAEIEELKKDKVI
- a CDS encoding polysaccharide deacetylase family protein, whose product is MKAFVCAFASLFFFSLHCSGADRISDLQPSSNQYALGYYEGDPLPNKTAYLTFDDGPSDWTSEVLDVLKEENVKATFFVCGAWLPKKSRTGNSFHKYKDTLIRMKKEGHVVGNHTLGHPNLANMSEERIEKQLDENERLYRQELGEYSEKLTLLRPPFGSPYNRNLSEEKKRRVSSVLQKKGIVFMWSKAFDSSDSKEWVRGEWYEKGPRINTESDRFKAKMERIYTRLTSKADGQGIVILFHDTHPTTKEVLPFVIEKLKEEGYKFGTAEDYAKWRWGKTTKQVLEEEM
- a CDS encoding SMR family transporter, which translates into the protein MKATVILVFIVALSFNALANILIKASSLGDKTDTTPGIEGLIKSFIHPVFFAGLMSFGIALLGYRWVLGKGLKLSLAYPLFTSAGFIIVLLASAVFFKEKLNWSQWTGIALIVVGVWLTAGEMFD
- a CDS encoding alpha/beta fold hydrolase → MHRKTFQFQGIQLSYIDSGPKEKAPILIAHANGFAAGCYSYLIRELSSTHRVIALDFCGHGNSEPNMNWKNWFFLRDQVFALIEEENLQNIVGIGHSMGGASLLLSSQKRPGLFSKIFALDPVVLNITYTFLSLLFGNPLARGAIKRRREFKSLDLVRKAFRKTPTFSHWKDEIFEDYLKSCLKQEGDKWVLCCPPEMEAKIFTSLNPLAFLQYGKFTTETHITIPKEYEVCSPGSAKRIMKGNPNSSLELWENTSHFFPFELPERTLERILKRL
- a CDS encoding helix-turn-helix domain-containing protein — encoded protein: MEGSHNGVLFYFGGRVLLAHKGLITDPHSHYAVSIIISLTSSFQIVNESDESKDYQAVVLAPNTYHTLLAEHSDLIVLQMDPYGIDYAGVAARFGRKGISEIPFSDLEIVLDRCKNLFQEKVNCQSAKDLFEDILSTVGSQKPARVSLDSRILEATERMKAALPGSISVPVLAKEIGFSETRFMHVFKMQMGLPVRQYQLWLRLHEAAKLLKEGGNLTDASHAAGFADQAHLSRTFKRMFGVQPSRFLGSNTNVTVHFCV
- a CDS encoding SDR family oxidoreductase — protein: MSTVLVTGGSGFLGSHIISQLLGEGHTVRTTVRNLKRETEVRAMLKEAGIDAGDRLSFFEADLEKDSGWKEAAQGCDYVMHVASPFPANVPKHEDELIIPAREGTMRVLKASRDAGVKRVVLTSSFAAIGYGHKAQTIPFDETSWTNLNANVPAYNKSKTIAEKAAWDFIHQEGNGLELSVINPVGIFGPALGSDFASSLVLLQRLLSGAMPGCPEIYFGVVDVRDVTDLHVKAMTHPDAKGERFLAVSGNFIPMIEIANILRANLGKAAEKVPKKQLPNFLVRIGALFNPLARQILPELGKKKNASNEKAKRVLGWKPRSIEEAILSAARSLERYTQK